The nucleotide sequence GGCGGAGGTCTTCCCCCAGGACGGTGCAACCTTGTGTGCTGCGTCCAGGGCCAGTTCGATGTCCTCCGACGTCCCCCGGGCAACTTCGCAGAAGGCCTTGCCCGTCACGGGGGTGATGTTCTCAAAGTAGGCGCCCTTGACCGGGGCAACCCATTCGCCGCCGATCCAGTTCTCGTAGCGGTCCTTGAAGGTGACCTTCGAACCCTCGGCACCCGGCTGTGCATAAACAGTCATTGCTAGCTCCTTTGCTGCGAATCACGGTGGCTGTCGCCATTGATCCGAGCCTAGGAGCCAGGGGGTTGCAGCTACGTTGCAACAGTGTGAGTCAGCTCACGCTTTCAACTCGACGTCGATCCGCTCAAGATCGGCGACCACGGCCGCCCGCTTCGGTGAGCGCGGCGGCAGCAGCTTCAGCACGGCGAGGCGGAGGTCGACGTCGTACTTCGCCTCGGGCAGTTCCGCATACTTGAGGAGCGAATCGACGCTGCCGTCGCTGAGCAGTGCCTCCCGCAGCAGGTGGGACACCCGCTCCCGCAACTGCACGACGCCGGGTGCCTCCGAACGCGGCAAAAGCGCACCTTTGTAGATTTCCAGGGCAATGCGGTGGGCGCCGCGCTGCAGGCAATTGAGGACCTGTCCGGAGTCCGGAAGCAACTCGACCGGCAGCCTGTAGGGGCGGGATTCGGGAACCGCGTCCGGGCTGATCTCCTGGATGACTTTCCGGAGCCGCACCATCTCCGCCCGGAGCGTCACGGAAGAACCGTCGCCCGGGTACAGCAGGGCGCAGAGGTCATCGGCGCTCAGTCCATCCGGATGGTTGCCCAGGATGGCCAGGATTTCGCTGTGCCGTGCGGACAACGAGACCGTCCGGCCGGCGATGCTGAGCAGGGCATTGTCACGCCCCAGCAACTGCAGGCTGTTGCGGTACAAAGCGGGGCTTGAGGCGGCGGCCGCGCTCCGGCGTCGTGGTTTGTCGCGAACGGCGGCTGCGAGCTGCAGCCGTTCAATCCGCAGCTGCGCCTGGGCTGCTGCGACCGTCGCCTCCACCAGGGACAGGGTGTGCGGCGCCACGGCCGTTTCTGTCCCGGTGATGTCCACAACGCCCAGCACGGCGCCGGAATCGGGATCGTGGAAGGGAACCGCGGTACAGCTCCAGGGATGGACGGAGCGCTTGAAATGTTCGGCTCCGGAGATCTGGATGCTCCGGTCGAGGGCGAGTGCCGTGCCGGGTGCGCTGGTGCCCACGGAGGCTTCGGACCAGTCGGCGCCGGCCACGAACATCATGCCTTCGGCCCGCCGCTGCATCACCGGATCGCCGTCCACCCACAAGAGCCGCCCGACGTCGTCCCCCACGGCCACGAGAAGACCGCTGTCATGGCTGGGCTGAACCAGCAGTTTCCTGATCACGGGCATGATGGTGGCCAAAGGGTGCTGCCGGCGGTACTGCTCCAGCTCATCGCGGTCCATCGCCAAGGGGGCTTCGGCGACGTCGGGGTTGGCCTGGAGACTCGCCGAACGCTGCCAGGATTCCCGGACCAGCCGGCGCAGCCCGACGATATCTTCCGGCACGCCAATGCGCAAGGATTCGAGGCGTTCATGGCCGGCCAGGGCACGCTTCTG is from Paenarthrobacter nicotinovorans and encodes:
- a CDS encoding helix-turn-helix domain-containing protein; this translates as MRNPVHPPVPGSDAAELLQKRALAGHERLESLRIGVPEDIVGLRRLVRESWQRSASLQANPDVAEAPLAMDRDELEQYRRQHPLATIMPVIRKLLVQPSHDSGLLVAVGDDVGRLLWVDGDPVMQRRAEGMMFVAGADWSEASVGTSAPGTALALDRSIQISGAEHFKRSVHPWSCTAVPFHDPDSGAVLGVVDITGTETAVAPHTLSLVEATVAAAQAQLRIERLQLAAAVRDKPRRRSAAAASSPALYRNSLQLLGRDNALLSIAGRTVSLSARHSEILAILGNHPDGLSADDLCALLYPGDGSSVTLRAEMVRLRKVIQEISPDAVPESRPYRLPVELLPDSGQVLNCLQRGAHRIALEIYKGALLPRSEAPGVVQLRERVSHLLREALLSDGSVDSLLKYAELPEAKYDVDLRLAVLKLLPPRSPKRAAVVADLERIDVELKA